From a single Hippoglossus stenolepis isolate QCI-W04-F060 chromosome 2, HSTE1.2, whole genome shotgun sequence genomic region:
- the mvb12a gene encoding multivesicular body subunit 12A: MSLMERGAVRPITAVAWTSNTSTCPKDFIMISITEDGSAANFTRSFAIKSGYYLCYSKDLMGGMVVSDIQLLSDKDAIPHGYCFIAEHLEAKACVSKKKRVCVRVVPVGSVDTAVLDIKLTAKSKMMLQHYTYVGEINGYVLWSRKGPFSNPMPQAKPRSVTLDIRRISLDQTFPPLPLRPSNPPPQPHGKVSQRRHNLQIKDNLDKPADSSLQGITALDGVPFSLHPKFDAQANGAALQLNSQLNNIRIKSLQDIENEYNYTFAVEEIAAKRTRPSLPAGGVTSDQ; this comes from the exons aTGTCTTTGATGGAGCGTGGGGCCGTCCGGCCAATTACGGCAGTGGCGTGGACCTCCAACACCAGCACCTGCCCCAAAGACTTCATCATG aTCAGCATCACAGAAGACGGATCAGCGGCGAACTTCACACGCAGCTTTGCGATAAAGTCTGGATATTACCTCTGTTACAGCAAG GACTTGATGGGTGGTATGGTGGTTTCAGACATTCAGCTTCTCTCAGACAAAGATGCAATTCCTCATGGCTACTGCTTTATCGCAGAGCACCTTGAAGCAA aggcCTGCGTCTCTAAGAAGAAGcgggtgtgcgtgcgtgtcgTCCCAGTCGGCAGCgtggacacagctgtgctggaCATCAAACTGACAGCCAAAAGCAAAATGATGTTGCAGCATTACACATACGTGGG AGAAATCAATGGTTACGTGTTGTGGAGCAGAAAGGGACCTTTTTCTAACCCCATGCCTCAAGCCAAACCACGCAGTGTGACCTTGGACATCCGCAGAATCTCCCTGGATCAAACGTTTCCTCCTCTGCCCCTCAGACCCAG CAACCCCCCTCCACAGCCGCATGGTAAAGTGAGTCAGAGACGTCACAACCTCCAAATCAAGGACAACTTGGACAAACCTGCTGACAGCAGCCTCCAGGGAATCACAG CTCTCGATGGAGTTCCTTTCAGCCTGCACCCAAAGTTTGATGCCCAAGCGAACGGGGCG GCTCTTCAGCTCAACTCTCAATTAAACAACATTCGTATAAAGTCTCTCCAAGACATTGAAAATGAG tataACTACACATTTGCTGTGGAGGAAATTGCTGCCAAGAGGACCAGACCATCTCTGCCAGCAGGAGGCGTCACATCAGATCAGTGA
- the LOC118123043 gene encoding transcription factor AP-4, translated as MEYFMMPTEKMSSLQQFKKTEKDVIGGLCSLANIPLSPETAQDQERRIRREIANSNERRRMQSINAGFQSLKTLLPHTDGEKLSKAAILQQTSDYIFALEQEKTQLLAQNNQLKRFIQEFSGSSPKRRRAEEKDEGIGSPDTLEEEKVEELRREMLELRQQLDKERSARMQLEEQVRSLDTQLHPERLKVITQQVEEEQALIQSQTLLRLQQIHAADRQTHSPQVLAPPTHPAPTHHATVIVPAPTLTQHPHHHVTVVTMSPSAHTSTVSTSRQNLDTIVQAIQHIERTQERRASAEEDQRRAVIVSPAHAAMDTACSDTDTDTEGEDCSMN; from the exons ATGGAGTATTTCATGATGCCCACCGAGAAGATGTCTTCCTTGCAGCAGTTCAAGAAGACGGAGAAGGACGTGATCGGGGGTCTCTGCAG CCTGGCCAACATCCCGCTCAGTCCGGAGACGGCCCAGGACCAGGAGAGACGAATCCGCCGCGAGATCGCCAACAGCAACGAACGCCGGCGAATGCAGAGCATCAATGCCGGCTTCCAGTCCCTCAAAACACTCCTGCCCCACACAGACGGGGAGAAACTCAGCAAG GCGGCCATCCTGCAGCAAACATCGGACTACATCTTCGCTTTGGAGCAGGAGAAGACACAGCTCCTGGCACAGAACAACCAGCTCAAACGCTTCATCCAG GAGTTCAGCGGTTCGTCACCAAAGAGGAGGCGAGCGGAGGAGAAGGATGAAGGGATCGGCTCTCCAGAcactctggaggaggagaaggtggaggagctgaggagggaaATGTTAGAGCTGCGACAGCAACTGGACAAGGAGCGCTCGGCTCGtatgcagctggaggagcag gtgCGCTCTCTGGACACCCAGCTGCACCCAGAGCGTCTGAAGGTGATCAcccagcaggtggaggaggagcaggcgcTCATCCAGAGCCAGACGCTGTTACGGCTGCAGCAGATCCACGCTGCCGACCGGCAAACACACAGTCCGCAG GTGCTGGCTCCTCCCACTCACCCTGCCCCAACCCATCACGCCACAGTCATCGTCCCAGCTCCGACACTAACCCAGCACCCCCACCATCACGTCACCGTGGTGACCATGAGCCCGTCTGCCCACACCAGCACTGTCTCCACGTCCAGACAGAACCTGGACACCATTGTGCAG GCCATCCAGCACATTGAACGCACTCAGGAGAGGAGAGCCAGCGCTGAGGAGGACCAGAGAAGAGCCGTCATCGTTAGCCCCGCCCACGCGGCCATGGACACCGCCtgctcagacacagacaccGACACGGAGGGAGAGGACTGCTCAATGAACTGA
- the LOC118121846 gene encoding basement membrane-specific heparan sulfate proteoglycan core protein: MDLSPGALILCSLLCSVAGQAPVVSVEPQVATVRQGESVSFRCQVGSGAQPVQLEWRRLNNQALPDNAKVGPDSSVLTVANSRAANQGQYRCVASNSAGRGVATVVLNVKHAPKVRLTPTGPLHVRIGDPVSIGCRATGRPGPKLKWIRQGSTLQLVTAESNNVNTIQWAAVRPEDSGVYICQAENNEGVTEVKVEVIVQGGPGAPVATVSTTEMTVVEGHTVTMECQASGSPPPVITWSKLRAPLPWKHTMVGGVLTLTSVGRQDSGQYICNATNMHGYSEAFTQMEVDTPPYATSLPDQVRLQPGDSLRLQCLAHGSHPMQFVWSREGRASLPPGAVTTKDGNLLVAHVKLSDGGTYKCEATNHIGSSEALAKVIVKA; the protein is encoded by the exons ATGGATTTATCACCTGGGGCTCTGATCCTCTGCTCACTGTTATGTTCAG tgGCTGGCCAGGCTCCTGTCGTCTCAGTGGAGCCCCAGGTTGCCACAGTGCGCCAGGGGGAGTCTGTCAGCTTCAGGTGCCAAGTGGGGAGCGGTGCACAGCCAGTCCAACTGGAGTGGAGGAGGCTCAATAACCAAGCGTTACCAG acaATGCTAAGGTTGGTCCTGATTCCTCTGTGCTGACTGTTGCCAACTCCCGAGCTGCAAACCAGGGCCAGTACCGTTGTGTGGCGTCCAACTCCGCAGGCCGCGGCGTCGCCACAGTCGTGCTGAACGTCAAAC acGCTCCTAAAGTGCGATTGACACCCACTGGGCCCCTGCATGTCAGGATTGGTGACCCTGTGTCAATTGGGTGTCGCGCCACAGGCAGGCCAGGCCCCAAGCTGAAGTGGATACGCCAGGGCTCCACCCTGCAGCTGGTTACCGCGGAATCAAATAATGTCAACACCATACAG TGGGCTGCGGTGCGTCCAGAGGACTCAGGAGTTTATATTTGCCAGGCTGAGAACAATGAAGGGGTGacagaggtcaaagttgaagTCATTGTTCAGGGGGGGCCGGGAGCACCAGTGGCCACAGTGAGCACTACAGAGATGACGGTGGTGGAGGGACATACAGTCACAATGGAGTGTCAGGCCAGTG gTTCCCCTCCTCCTGTCATCACCTGGTCCAAGCTCCGAGCTccgttgccatggaaacacacaatGGTTGGTGGTGTTTTGACGCTGACCAGTGTGGGGCGCCAAGACTCAGGACAATACATCTGCAACGCGACCAACATGCATGGCTACAGTGAGGCGTTCACGCAGATGGAGGTGGACA CTCCTCCGTATGCCACCTCCCTGCCTGACCAGGTGCGACTCCAGCCGGGGGACTCCCTGCGCCTGCAGTGCCTCGCCCACGGCTCGCACCCCATGCAGTTTGTGTGGAGCAGGGAGGGCCGGGCCAGCCTCCCCCCGGGAGCAGTGACCACAAAGGATGGAAATCTGCTGGTGGCCCACGTTAAACTGAGCGACGGCGGAACATACAAATGTGAGGCTACCAACCACATCGGCTCCAGTGAGGCACTGGCCAAGGTCATCGTAAAGG cttaa